In Paenibacillus sp. G2S3, a single window of DNA contains:
- a CDS encoding TetR/AcrR family transcriptional regulator, which translates to MARSKEFEENEVLDKAMKLFWEQGYEKTSLTDLVEHMGVHRRSLYDTFGDKHTLFLKAMDRFRDKVNAELTGEVKRSNTATEALQLIFSFIINGEEDTPSGCLMVNSAVELAMRDADVDLKSTESFTLSEQLLKDIILWGQKDAEFNSDYNADELAEHLHSVCVGLRVMTRTSVPKEKLHRIADLSIKLLYK; encoded by the coding sequence ATGGCAAGAAGCAAAGAATTCGAAGAGAACGAAGTATTAGATAAGGCGATGAAGCTTTTTTGGGAACAGGGTTACGAGAAGACATCTTTGACAGATCTTGTAGAGCATATGGGAGTTCATCGAAGAAGTTTATATGACACATTTGGCGACAAGCATACGCTGTTTTTGAAAGCAATGGACCGATTTCGCGATAAAGTGAATGCTGAGCTTACGGGGGAAGTTAAACGTTCCAATACTGCAACTGAGGCACTTCAGCTTATCTTTAGTTTCATAATAAATGGTGAAGAAGATACGCCCTCAGGCTGTTTGATGGTAAATTCAGCCGTGGAATTGGCAATGCGCGATGCCGATGTGGATTTGAAGTCCACTGAATCGTTCACCTTATCAGAGCAGCTGCTCAAAGATATTATTCTGTGGGGGCAGAAGGATGCAGAGTTTAACTCAGATTACAATGCCGACGAACTAGCGGAACATCTACATTCTGTTTGTGTGGGGTTAAGGGTAATGACAAGGACTTCAGTGCCTAAAGAAAAATTACATCGAATAGCCGATTTATCAATTAAACTTTTATATAAGTAA
- a CDS encoding SDR family oxidoreductase, whose translation MKGYPIYPYIGWRTKTVMEPVAFPPQHQDQNPGLEYLMEPKPIFDNPGYIGSGKLKGKAAIITGGDSGFGRAIAVAYAKEGADLTLVYLNEHRDAAETKQYVEQFGVRCLILPRDLRNPAASSEIVAETIHHYQRLDILVSNAAVQPYTPSIMDVSDEQLENTFRTNVFPMFYLTKAAIPFLSPGSAIICTTSRVAYEGNKNAIDYSATKGAIVSFIRTMAVSLADKGIRVNGVAPGPGWTPLTVSSWPAEMVSTWGVDSPFGRAVQPFEVAPAYVYLAASDSMFVTGQVLHVNGGVIRYS comes from the coding sequence ATGAAAGGTTATCCTATATATCCCTACATCGGCTGGCGGACTAAGACCGTTATGGAGCCAGTAGCATTCCCGCCGCAGCACCAGGATCAGAACCCCGGTTTGGAGTACTTGATGGAACCCAAGCCTATTTTTGATAATCCCGGTTATATCGGTAGTGGCAAGCTAAAAGGAAAAGCCGCCATCATTACCGGAGGCGATAGCGGATTCGGACGCGCTATCGCGGTAGCATATGCCAAAGAAGGAGCGGATTTGACACTCGTCTATTTGAACGAGCACAGGGATGCAGCAGAGACCAAACAGTACGTTGAGCAATTCGGCGTTCGTTGCCTGATCCTGCCTCGCGATCTTCGCAATCCGGCTGCCTCATCCGAAATTGTGGCGGAGACGATACACCATTATCAAAGGCTGGACATTTTGGTCAGTAACGCCGCCGTGCAGCCGTACACACCCAGCATTATGGACGTTTCTGACGAACAACTGGAAAATACCTTTCGAACGAACGTCTTTCCTATGTTTTATTTGACGAAAGCCGCCATACCTTTTCTTAGTCCAGGCAGTGCGATCATCTGTACGACTTCAAGGGTGGCCTATGAGGGAAACAAAAACGCCATCGACTATTCGGCAACCAAAGGAGCGATTGTATCCTTCATTCGTACAATGGCCGTATCGCTCGCCGACAAGGGAATCAGGGTCAATGGGGTGGCTCCTGGACCAGGATGGACGCCTCTTACTGTGAGCTCTTGGCCTGCTGAGATGGTGAGTACCTGGGGCGTCGACAGCCCGTTCGGTCGTGCTGTGCAGCCATTCGAGGTTGCGCCAGCCTACGTCTATTTAGCGGCCAGCGATTCCATGTTTGTGACAGGCCAAGTATTACACGTAAATGGAGGAGTGATTCGATATTCATAA
- a CDS encoding SDR family oxidoreductase: MIISEQVAFVTGANRGFGRHLTLELLSRGAKVYAGARNPETIDIPGVIPVKLDITNTQEVEAAAILAKDVTLLINNAGSSTGASLLEGDVEKIQLEFDTHFFGTLYMVRAFAPIIEKNGGGSVLNILSALSWFSSGTAGAYTAAKAAAWALTNDLRINLYPHNVRVAGLHVGFMETDMTSSLEVPKVSPADIAKIAIDGIESGSFEIIADDNSRMIQGGLAGGVPALYPHLS, encoded by the coding sequence ATGATAATTTCTGAACAAGTGGCATTTGTAACTGGAGCAAACCGAGGTTTTGGCCGCCATCTCACCCTAGAACTTCTATCCAGAGGGGCTAAGGTTTATGCAGGTGCAAGAAATCCGGAAACCATTGATATTCCAGGCGTTATACCTGTAAAGCTTGATATTACCAACACTCAAGAAGTTGAAGCAGCTGCTATCCTCGCTAAGGACGTTACGCTTTTAATCAACAATGCAGGATCATCTACTGGCGCTTCTTTGCTGGAAGGAGATGTGGAAAAAATACAGTTGGAGTTTGATACGCACTTCTTCGGTACGCTATACATGGTTCGTGCTTTTGCACCGATCATTGAGAAAAACGGGGGAGGATCGGTTTTGAATATTCTTTCCGCATTATCTTGGTTTAGTTCCGGAACTGCGGGTGCTTATACAGCCGCGAAGGCTGCAGCATGGGCATTGACGAATGATTTACGTATAAACCTGTATCCACATAATGTGAGAGTAGCAGGATTACATGTTGGCTTTATGGAGACAGACATGACATCCAGCTTAGAAGTTCCCAAAGTAAGCCCTGCAGATATCGCAAAAATAGCTATTGATGGCATAGAATCTGGCAGCTTTGAAATTATTGCTGATGATAACAGCCGAATGATACAAGGTGGACTTGCAGGTGGCGTTCCTGCACTATACCCTCATCTTTCTTAA
- a CDS encoding putative immunity protein, producing the protein MNIEEYAWNKHEQKIKASNEFTYSSPKIKIVDNNELRNQLEEKLEKLPQKLLAKWALSVAVEHLEHLDQHLVNDPRIDLGIETLEKRIAGDIRAFDLRKVGFIVNELAKESTTEASKYAARSFAQAIATGHMRGHAMISSDYAVKMVNISKYSSVAEAATKERERQLRIAEELLLKLEL; encoded by the coding sequence TTGAACATTGAAGAATATGCATGGAATAAACATGAGCAGAAAATAAAAGCAAGTAACGAATTTACTTACAGTAGTCCTAAGATAAAGATTGTAGACAATAATGAATTAAGAAATCAACTTGAAGAAAAGCTTGAGAAATTACCACAGAAGTTACTGGCCAAATGGGCTTTAAGCGTTGCTGTTGAACACCTGGAGCATTTGGATCAACATCTTGTAAATGACCCGCGAATTGATTTAGGGATAGAAACGCTAGAAAAGCGTATAGCTGGTGATATCAGAGCCTTCGACTTAAGAAAAGTTGGATTTATAGTCAATGAATTGGCGAAAGAGTCCACAACCGAAGCAAGTAAGTATGCTGCTCGTTCTTTTGCACAAGCCATTGCAACTGGACATATGAGAGGACACGCTATGATAAGCAGTGACTATGCCGTAAAAATGGTAAATATATCCAAATATTCCTCGGTGGCCGAGGCTGCAACTAAAGAACGGGAAAGACAATTAAGGATAGCTGAAGAGTTGCTTTTAAAATTGGAGCTTTAA
- a CDS encoding stalk domain-containing protein, with product MKRSKWMQKALSMITATSLVFPGLFGLAPSSEVSAAGAGESFDSVVLELTQAAGQAGRVNLTYKGSPLSSLVKGPVIDEVNYDSSNSNLLTVNNQGNITLASGYTFASPGAPGIPVTITAAASYYHDSDVLFMEDFEYNNGPMTSTVKLGSSYTLSDAQSRSGLKAITPSNDTNNENVAQDVALPAGSNYKMTAWYFDPYPDEEKTATDRTQFAIVDGKNGTFAGTFYQSSEADVIHNPTRYTWAYAPSSAGTAGKRWKDSGALRSTGWHKFEWLITPNGATLQIDGTLISDSAQSDIYKAMKSGTTIQPKIAGGWNNQSGNKAYIKNKHLIDDFYVVKDVATTTGNRTLTLNLAPPGGLPNLEIITQPTAAKVKQGETATFSVTASAAASAYQWYVSDDETGLNGTKVSGADKALLTLPNVDSASQQGNFYYCEVSSTDGIVVKSNAVPLLITTKTQVNAPINPTLDLDTGIYSGASNYGDTLVTLFKDGGPVGYYLSKNGGPDRPNNHERHHVLPYARALGVGNYTVTAIVINNAGDISEEVAASGRLKIEKLPAPVNVRWNGTYATWDRVANASAYSVQLFSNGVAKGSPIAVTINDAALSPTLNDTFKITANGNATSRFLDSAESGESAQYSANIALIRQSDTLRAGDRTRLIVDTADVFVADNISFSPVDQDKDKIEVDDAGFVTVKKGYVPTGNEEVTVQVSVDYFNKADTMFYDGFEGEKKFSNGTNGYVHSDVMSRTGGKAATSSGAGQVATVPGTYNYAPATGKTTIVTAWYYDDGRAASNDHAVFGLTPSSNEHIAINYGNGDGDWAANLTNYAVRPGSSGRFYPVDVKRSEGWHKFQWFVTSTGTTYKIDGQDVQRQSTDGGNFDTLVKNNISKIDALQLATNWGNKAGTVKDIQNRHFIDDVYVIDSGVTAQTGTASITLRLMPKEYSNLEDSTYVIGLDDYNITVNPDLADLAGVEIGAVTLQRDVDYTVSGNVLKINKKSFARNNIVPGKYTVRLDLNPAEITFELNILPLEVRDYYFSNNGDDHADGRTPATAWKSISKINEYVFMPGSTIYLDANSVWNEQIRLRGNGEEGNPITLTKYNTTDPNQRPIINGGGTASSPSGISLNGTIELYDVNYWVVSGIEVTNIGNKAGDGRSGIAVMSRISKLGQGQFNIQDYADARMQGIVIRDNYVHDVNGLHQANGASKVSGGIIINGYVDILVEGNKTLRCDNEGIRNNAYGPSNPGTNNTGITWSNSSYPWASNAVFRNNWISSSVGDGIVMSGGNNSLVERNVVTDSGYSYLSDKSGNLVTNWGPNNTTPTYLGSQNYAAAWIMASKGTIFRYNEAVDNPYHASNDGMAWDIDNYCQDNVYEYNYSRNNYGGWYLQMNAAKGNIVRYNISVNDGRSPDFNKSFNSLILLAGGSSTSEELSGLYYNNVIVTPLKNSSSLVFDPTASNLHIYFQNNIFAYTGENNQVGLKGGGTSSPFAAGRFTNNIVYPANLFGSMNAGGGGYLGAGVTATDNRYVTEEELNAILNDYKSAPEHWITSSGTVDAKLDYSAMNGFRLAGGNNLAYGSGAEIASPYVDRANALPHMTERTDFFGNPLSGRTPSIGAHNPYAVTFDSNGGSEVVMKFADMGGTITEPTAPTKENTVFDGWYQDAGLNDAWDFVADPVTRDIELYAKWVEDAGTAPTITTNSLAVGKVGQPYSTILTTDSDKPIKWAIVDGLLPSGLSLDEDAGVISGTPDQWGQFTFKVQANNDAGSDSKPFSIVITEAVSVDTAPEIITKSLPSGKVGEPYTVTLAVYGSEPITWKVQGGDLPVDLNLDEATGVISGTPQEAGSYEFTVAATNDFGIDKRVLSIEIKEDKPVDTAPEIITKNLPNGKVEQPYTVTLAVYGDEPITWKVSDNYLPAGLNLEGATGVISGVPTEAGTYKFTVTASNHAGMDTIELTIVITANNNGEGSGGQISTPTPSPESPVADLIDTTVKEQLKKGNSIELTMSAGKDELEIQSDTIGAIIKANKPLTVTNNTVSVELSPELLKQLNTGKRLKVVIKPVDERDRVIERGYELKIFADGREVTDYTGLIPVTFDLTKEKLSTNDISKLCGIMLRLDGNMERLGGNYDRETGKFTFMAKGLGYIFVTTKPEPVKLEFTLGKKGYKLNGIEMSMDVSLMVVKGRTLVPLRFVAESLGANVGWDNITKTVMITLEGKTLSISIGELAPGMDVAAELVNGRTMLPLRFIAEYFGADVFFDNTTKSISIMK from the coding sequence ATGAAACGATCGAAATGGATGCAAAAAGCTTTGTCGATGATTACGGCAACTTCGTTGGTATTCCCTGGTCTGTTCGGCTTGGCGCCTTCATCTGAAGTGTCAGCTGCGGGAGCGGGCGAATCTTTTGACTCTGTTGTACTAGAATTGACACAAGCAGCAGGTCAGGCAGGCAGGGTAAATCTTACCTATAAAGGTTCGCCTTTAAGCAGTCTGGTGAAGGGACCGGTTATTGACGAGGTTAATTATGATTCCAGCAATTCGAATCTTTTAACTGTTAATAATCAGGGGAACATTACTTTAGCGAGCGGTTATACATTTGCATCGCCAGGTGCTCCGGGCATCCCAGTGACAATCACGGCCGCGGCGAGTTATTACCATGACTCAGATGTGTTATTCATGGAGGATTTCGAGTACAACAATGGTCCGATGACATCAACGGTCAAATTAGGTTCTTCATACACGCTGTCCGATGCTCAGTCCCGTTCCGGATTGAAAGCGATTACACCTTCGAATGATACGAATAATGAAAATGTAGCCCAAGACGTGGCATTGCCGGCAGGGAGCAATTATAAGATGACGGCATGGTATTTTGACCCGTATCCTGATGAGGAGAAGACAGCGACGGATAGAACTCAATTTGCTATTGTAGATGGCAAAAATGGCACCTTTGCCGGGACATTCTATCAAAGTTCAGAGGCTGATGTTATTCATAACCCGACTAGATATACTTGGGCATATGCACCATCATCAGCGGGTACAGCAGGCAAACGTTGGAAAGATAGCGGGGCTTTACGTTCCACAGGCTGGCATAAATTCGAGTGGCTTATTACACCGAATGGTGCGACTTTACAAATAGACGGAACATTAATATCCGATTCAGCGCAAAGTGATATTTACAAAGCTATGAAGAGCGGTACAACCATTCAGCCTAAAATAGCTGGAGGATGGAACAATCAGTCAGGCAACAAAGCTTATATTAAGAATAAACATCTAATCGACGATTTTTATGTTGTAAAAGATGTGGCTACAACAACAGGAAACAGAACATTAACATTGAATTTGGCACCTCCCGGCGGATTGCCAAATTTAGAAATAATCACTCAGCCAACAGCGGCAAAAGTGAAACAAGGTGAGACAGCGACATTTAGTGTTACGGCATCAGCCGCTGCTTCAGCATATCAATGGTATGTATCTGATGACGAGACTGGTTTGAACGGGACAAAAGTCAGCGGAGCTGATAAGGCGCTGTTAACGCTTCCCAATGTGGACTCAGCTTCACAACAAGGCAATTTCTATTATTGCGAAGTGTCCTCGACAGACGGAATTGTGGTGAAATCCAATGCTGTACCGTTGTTGATAACCACCAAGACACAGGTGAATGCGCCAATTAACCCGACGCTTGACTTAGACACGGGCATTTATAGTGGCGCTTCTAATTACGGTGATACCCTTGTAACACTGTTCAAAGACGGTGGACCTGTTGGTTATTATTTATCGAAAAATGGGGGACCCGACCGGCCCAACAATCATGAAAGGCATCATGTTCTGCCCTATGCAAGGGCACTGGGAGTGGGCAACTACACTGTTACAGCCATTGTCATTAATAATGCGGGGGACATCAGTGAAGAAGTTGCAGCATCCGGAAGATTGAAGATCGAGAAATTGCCTGCACCGGTAAATGTCAGATGGAACGGCACATACGCTACATGGGATCGCGTCGCTAACGCATCTGCCTATTCGGTTCAACTCTTCAGTAATGGGGTGGCTAAAGGAAGCCCGATTGCAGTAACAATCAATGATGCGGCTTTGTCCCCGACTTTAAATGATACATTTAAAATAACAGCAAACGGCAATGCAACGTCACGATTCTTGGACTCTGCTGAATCAGGGGAGAGTGCACAATATTCAGCCAACATTGCGCTAATTCGCCAGAGCGATACTTTACGGGCAGGAGATAGAACGCGGTTAATCGTAGACACTGCTGATGTGTTCGTTGCTGATAACATCAGCTTCAGCCCGGTAGATCAAGACAAGGATAAGATTGAAGTTGATGATGCCGGATTCGTAACCGTTAAGAAAGGTTATGTTCCGACAGGGAACGAAGAGGTCACTGTTCAGGTGAGCGTTGATTATTTCAATAAGGCTGACACTATGTTTTACGATGGATTTGAAGGGGAGAAGAAATTTTCAAATGGTACGAACGGATATGTTCACAGCGATGTGATGTCCCGTACCGGAGGAAAGGCCGCAACATCAAGCGGCGCCGGTCAGGTGGCTACTGTTCCAGGAACCTATAATTACGCCCCTGCAACCGGTAAGACAACAATCGTTACTGCTTGGTACTATGATGATGGCAGAGCGGCTTCCAATGACCACGCTGTCTTTGGCTTAACCCCATCATCCAATGAACATATCGCAATAAATTATGGCAATGGAGATGGCGATTGGGCGGCAAATCTGACCAATTACGCAGTCAGACCCGGTTCATCAGGGAGATTCTATCCTGTAGATGTCAAGCGAAGCGAAGGCTGGCATAAATTCCAATGGTTCGTTACATCAACAGGAACGACCTATAAAATCGATGGACAAGACGTTCAAAGGCAATCAACAGATGGCGGCAATTTTGATACCCTAGTTAAGAACAATATTTCCAAGATCGATGCATTGCAGCTTGCTACGAACTGGGGCAACAAGGCTGGAACGGTTAAGGATATACAGAACAGGCACTTTATTGATGACGTATATGTTATCGATAGTGGAGTAACAGCCCAAACCGGAACAGCTTCTATTACGCTAAGGCTCATGCCTAAAGAGTATAGTAACTTGGAAGACAGCACATATGTTATTGGTCTGGATGACTATAATATCACCGTAAATCCTGATTTAGCAGATCTAGCTGGAGTGGAGATCGGCGCTGTAACTCTGCAGCGGGATGTGGATTATACGGTTAGCGGTAATGTATTGAAGATTAACAAAAAATCATTCGCAAGAAATAATATCGTGCCGGGAAAATATACGGTTAGACTTGATCTGAATCCCGCCGAAATCACATTCGAATTGAACATTCTACCACTTGAAGTCCGTGATTATTATTTCTCCAATAACGGTGACGATCATGCAGATGGACGCACACCGGCTACGGCATGGAAATCAATCTCCAAGATTAATGAATATGTATTTATGCCAGGTTCAACCATTTATCTGGATGCGAATAGCGTATGGAATGAACAAATCAGACTGCGCGGTAATGGTGAGGAAGGGAATCCGATTACGCTTACAAAATATAATACGACCGACCCTAACCAACGCCCGATAATTAATGGTGGAGGAACAGCGTCAAGCCCATCAGGCATTTCCTTAAACGGTACAATTGAGTTATATGACGTTAACTATTGGGTAGTCAGTGGAATTGAAGTAACGAACATCGGCAATAAAGCAGGTGACGGCCGTTCCGGTATCGCTGTAATGTCACGGATTTCCAAGCTGGGACAAGGTCAGTTTAATATTCAAGATTATGCTGATGCTCGTATGCAAGGAATCGTCATTCGAGATAACTACGTGCATGATGTTAATGGGCTGCACCAAGCAAATGGAGCAAGTAAGGTATCCGGCGGTATCATTATTAATGGTTATGTAGATATCTTGGTTGAAGGTAACAAAACCCTTCGCTGCGATAACGAAGGTATTCGCAACAATGCCTACGGACCAAGCAATCCTGGGACGAATAACACAGGCATTACTTGGAGTAACTCAAGCTATCCTTGGGCATCAAACGCTGTGTTTAGAAACAACTGGATTTCTAGTTCGGTTGGAGATGGCATTGTCATGTCCGGCGGGAACAACTCCCTTGTGGAACGAAATGTGGTCACAGACAGCGGTTACAGCTATTTAAGCGATAAGAGCGGCAACCTGGTTACAAACTGGGGGCCAAATAATACAACGCCAACATATCTAGGCTCGCAAAACTATGCGGCAGCGTGGATTATGGCAAGTAAAGGCACGATCTTCCGCTATAATGAAGCCGTGGATAACCCATATCATGCAAGTAATGACGGTATGGCTTGGGATATTGACAACTATTGTCAGGACAATGTGTATGAATACAATTACAGCCGAAATAACTATGGCGGTTGGTACTTACAGATGAATGCTGCCAAGGGCAATATCGTTCGGTATAACATTAGCGTGAACGACGGTCGCAGCCCGGATTTTAACAAGAGCTTTAACAGTCTTATATTACTTGCGGGAGGTTCTTCAACGAGTGAGGAATTAAGCGGTTTATACTATAACAATGTCATCGTCACACCATTGAAGAATAGCAGTTCGTTAGTATTTGATCCGACAGCCTCCAACTTGCATATTTATTTCCAAAATAATATTTTTGCCTACACCGGGGAAAACAACCAGGTTGGTCTGAAAGGCGGGGGAACATCATCTCCATTTGCAGCCGGACGGTTTACGAACAACATTGTATATCCGGCTAATCTTTTTGGTAGCATGAACGCAGGTGGAGGCGGGTATCTAGGTGCAGGCGTAACAGCAACAGACAACCGCTATGTAACGGAAGAGGAACTAAATGCTATATTAAATGATTATAAATCTGCGCCGGAACATTGGATTACCAGCAGCGGAACAGTGGATGCCAAGCTTGATTACAGTGCGATGAACGGGTTCCGTCTTGCTGGCGGTAATAACCTAGCCTATGGTTCAGGTGCCGAGATTGCAAGCCCATATGTGGATCGCGCGAATGCTCTGCCTCATATGACGGAGAGAACAGACTTCTTCGGCAATCCACTTAGCGGCAGAACGCCTTCCATCGGCGCACATAACCCTTATGCGGTAACTTTTGATTCCAATGGTGGCAGCGAAGTGGTGATGAAGTTCGCTGATATGGGCGGGACAATTACCGAGCCAACAGCGCCGACAAAAGAAAACACAGTTTTCGACGGTTGGTATCAAGATGCAGGATTAAACGATGCCTGGGATTTCGTTGCTGATCCTGTTACAAGGGATATTGAATTATATGCGAAATGGGTTGAAGACGCAGGTACTGCGCCAACGATTACGACGAATTCGCTTGCGGTTGGCAAGGTAGGACAGCCTTATTCGACAATTCTTACCACTGATAGCGATAAGCCGATCAAATGGGCCATTGTAGATGGTCTATTACCATCAGGATTGAGCTTGGATGAAGATGCAGGTGTTATCTCGGGTACACCGGATCAATGGGGTCAGTTTACATTCAAAGTTCAAGCTAACAATGACGCAGGCAGTGACTCGAAACCGTTCAGTATAGTGATCACTGAAGCTGTCTCCGTTGACACAGCTCCGGAGATTATCACTAAGTCTTTGCCTAGTGGCAAAGTTGGAGAACCTTATACGGTAACATTAGCGGTATACGGCAGCGAACCGATTACTTGGAAGGTCCAGGGAGGAGATTTGCCAGTAGATTTGAACCTAGATGAAGCAACAGGTGTTATCTCGGGTACACCTCAAGAGGCAGGATCATACGAATTCACTGTTGCAGCAACGAATGATTTTGGTATAGATAAGCGAGTATTGAGCATCGAGATTAAAGAGGATAAGCCAGTTGACACAGCTCCGGAGATTATCACTAAGAATCTGCCAAACGGCAAAGTTGAACAACCGTATACGGTAACATTAGCAGTATATGGCGACGAACCGATTACCTGGAAAGTGAGTGATAATTATTTACCTGCTGGGTTGAATTTAGAAGGAGCTACGGGTGTTATTTCAGGGGTGCCTACTGAAGCGGGAACATACAAATTCACTGTTACGGCTTCCAATCATGCTGGCATGGATACAATAGAGTTAACTATCGTAATTACTGCAAATAATAACGGTGAAGGTTCAGGTGGCCAAATCAGCACGCCGACTCCTTCGCCAGAATCACCGGTAGCGGATCTTATTGATACTACAGTCAAAGAACAGCTGAAGAAAGGCAATTCCATTGAATTGACGATGTCAGCCGGAAAAGATGAGCTTGAGATTCAAAGCGATACGATCGGTGCGATTATTAAAGCCAACAAACCGCTAACCGTTACGAATAACACCGTATCTGTTGAATTGTCCCCTGAATTGTTGAAGCAGTTGAATACAGGCAAGAGGCTGAAGGTTGTCATTAAACCTGTAGATGAAAGAGACAGAGTTATAGAGCGGGGATATGAGTTGAAGATCTTCGCAGATGGTCGGGAAGTAACGGATTATACAGGACTTATACCAGTAACCTTCGATCTGACAAAAGAGAAGTTGTCGACTAACGATATTAGCAAGTTATGCGGTATCATGCTTCGATTAGACGGCAACATGGAACGCTTAGGCGGCAACTATGACCGTGAGACAGGTAAATTTACCTTCATGGCAAAAGGGCTAGGCTATATCTTTGTTACAACCAAGCCTGAACCTGTGAAATTAGAATTTACTCTAGGTAAGAAAGGGTATAAATTAAACGGAATCGAAATGAGTATGGATGTTTCGTTGATGGTAGTTAAAGGCAGAACTTTAGTACCACTGCGCTTCGTTGCGGAGAGCTTAGGAGCAAATGTAGGCTGGGATAACATTACGAAAACCGTAATGATTACCTTGGAAGGTAAGACTTTGTCGATTTCGATCGGTGAACTTGCACCAGGAATGGATGTTGCAGCTGAACTTGTAAACGGACGTACTATGCTCCCATTACGCTTCATTGCTGAGTATTTTGGTGCAGATGTATTCTTCGATAATACTACGAAATCCATTAGTATCATGAAGTAG